The following proteins come from a genomic window of Elusimicrobiota bacterium:
- the cysT gene encoding sulfate ABC transporter permease subunit CysT produces MLKQRTPLPGFGLSLGITVFYLGVMVLLPLAALFATSGALPWESFARAAGSPRALAAFRLTVGTSALAAALNVFFGGLTAWALVRYRFPGKKIIDGLIDLPFALPTAVAGITLTELCAPTGWLGRPLAALGLPVAFSRAGIVIALVFIGLPFVVRTLQPVLEDMDRDMEEAASTLGAGRWQIFRRVVFPPLVPALLTGFALTLARGIGEYGSVIFIAGNMPLKTEIVPLLIMTRLEQYDTGGAAALATVLLLVSFVLLFSINALQAWARRRQGASA; encoded by the coding sequence GTGCTGAAGCAACGAACCCCCCTGCCCGGTTTCGGCCTTTCTCTCGGAATCACGGTTTTTTATCTGGGCGTGATGGTGTTGTTGCCTTTGGCCGCTCTTTTCGCCACCTCCGGCGCGTTGCCGTGGGAGTCCTTCGCCCGGGCGGCGGGGTCGCCCCGGGCCCTGGCCGCTTTTCGACTCACGGTGGGGACGTCCGCGCTGGCGGCCGCCCTGAACGTGTTTTTCGGCGGCCTGACGGCCTGGGCGTTGGTGCGCTACCGCTTCCCCGGGAAAAAAATCATCGATGGTTTGATCGATCTGCCCTTCGCCCTGCCCACCGCCGTGGCCGGCATCACCCTCACCGAGCTTTGCGCCCCGACGGGGTGGTTGGGCCGCCCTTTGGCGGCCTTGGGGTTGCCCGTCGCTTTCTCCCGCGCGGGCATCGTCATCGCGCTCGTGTTCATCGGGCTGCCCTTTGTCGTGCGCACGCTCCAGCCGGTCCTGGAGGACATGGACCGCGACATGGAGGAAGCCGCCTCCACCCTCGGCGCCGGGCGCTGGCAGATCTTTCGTCGGGTGGTGTTCCCGCCCTTGGTCCCCGCGCTCCTGACCGGTTTCGCGTTGACCTTGGCCCGGGGCATCGGCGAGTACGGCAGCGTGATCTTCATCGCCGGGAACATGCCGCTCAAAACCGAGATCGTCCCGCTCCTCATCATGACCCGGTTGGAGCAATACGACACCGGCGGCGCGGCCGCGCTCGCAACGGTGCTTCTCCTGGTGTCCTTCGTCCTGCTCTTTTCGATCAACGCGCTCCAGGCCTGGGCCCGGCGGCGGCAGGGGGCGTCCGCGTGA
- the cysW gene encoding sulfate ABC transporter permease subunit CysW yields MGPAAAGGVRVNDSHWVRRLVLVVVFAFLGLFLALPLLVVFANAFGGGAAVFVGALVHPDTRAALGLTLAAAAVAVPLNTLFGLAAAWAVTRFRFPGKNLLVTLIDLPFSVSPVIAGLLFVLLFGTHGWFGPWLASHGVKIVFAVPGVILVTAFVTAPFVARELIPLMQTQGIEEEEAAHVLGASGVQMFWRVTLPKIKWGLLYGVVLSAARAVGEFGAVSVVSGHIRGKTNTLSLHIESLYDDYQFAAAFAVASLLVAGALLSLVLKSWLEYRVERRGLSR; encoded by the coding sequence CTGGGCCCGGCGGCGGCAGGGGGCGTCCGCGTGAACGACAGCCATTGGGTCCGTCGTCTGGTGTTGGTTGTGGTGTTTGCCTTTTTGGGGCTTTTTCTGGCGCTGCCGCTGTTGGTCGTTTTCGCCAACGCTTTCGGCGGCGGGGCCGCGGTTTTTGTCGGGGCCCTGGTTCACCCGGACACGCGCGCGGCCCTCGGCTTGACCCTGGCCGCCGCGGCCGTGGCGGTGCCACTCAACACGCTGTTCGGCCTGGCCGCGGCCTGGGCCGTGACGCGGTTCCGCTTCCCCGGGAAAAACCTCCTGGTCACGCTCATTGATCTGCCTTTTTCGGTGTCGCCGGTCATCGCCGGCCTTTTGTTCGTGTTGTTGTTCGGCACCCATGGGTGGTTCGGCCCCTGGCTGGCGTCCCACGGCGTCAAGATCGTCTTCGCCGTGCCGGGGGTGATCCTGGTGACCGCGTTCGTCACCGCGCCCTTCGTCGCGCGCGAGCTCATCCCGCTCATGCAAACCCAAGGCATCGAGGAGGAGGAGGCCGCGCATGTCCTGGGGGCCAGCGGGGTTCAAATGTTTTGGCGCGTCACCTTGCCTAAAATCAAATGGGGCCTGCTCTACGGCGTGGTGTTGTCGGCGGCCCGGGCGGTGGGCGAGTTCGGCGCCGTCTCCGTCGTCAGCGGTCACATTCGGGGCAAGACCAACACCCTTTCCCTGCACATTGAATCGCTCTACGACGACTACCAGTTCGCCGCGGCCTTCGCTGTGGCGTCGTTGCTGGTGGCCGGGGCGTTGTTGTCCCTGGTTCTGAAGTCCTGGTTGGAGTATCGCGTCGAACGGCGGGGTCTCTCCCGATAG
- a CDS encoding TolC family protein, which yields MKHWIFLFLFLPCGVRSLGAVPLETVLIEVEAANPGLAALRAEARALAAEARARGTWPDPEVGRAWEKTPAGDRMTHWRTSQTVPFPGKKSLEAAVARQGARAADAGVRQQALALRAEARALAARVARGDAVIARWTEQRDLVSGLMASLRGRVAGVRGGMETGGGPVLDLYALEAERGRMDNMIRMERLERDTALFRLNALAGRPCTAPWSIEPSPLAEPPAVDVLLERAGRENPSLAAARARAHGGDLEKTRARLDWAPDIGLMWDEQRMDDARGREAGVSLMLPLWGAPRGANRAAGARTAAAEAERAAMQNEVARDVRTEHTEVRTRLDAVRSYERDILPASRSALALTRRQYEAGRADFLRMLEALRSASQAEVEHQDALHEYARHWGMLEVAAGAPLDPLPTGDRR from the coding sequence ATGAAACATTGGATTTTCCTTTTTCTTTTCCTGCCGTGCGGGGTTCGGTCCCTAGGGGCTGTCCCGTTGGAGACCGTTCTGATCGAGGTCGAGGCGGCGAACCCGGGTCTGGCCGCCCTGCGGGCCGAAGCGCGGGCCCTGGCGGCGGAGGCGCGGGCCCGGGGGACGTGGCCCGATCCGGAGGTCGGGCGCGCCTGGGAGAAAACCCCCGCCGGCGACCGCATGACCCATTGGCGCACGTCGCAAACGGTGCCTTTCCCCGGAAAAAAGTCCCTGGAAGCGGCGGTGGCGCGGCAGGGGGCGCGGGCCGCCGACGCTGGGGTTCGTCAACAGGCCCTCGCGCTGCGGGCCGAAGCCCGGGCCCTGGCCGCACGGGTCGCCCGGGGGGACGCGGTCATCGCCCGTTGGACGGAACAGCGAGATCTTGTGAGCGGGCTTATGGCGTCCTTGCGGGGGCGGGTCGCGGGCGTTCGGGGCGGCATGGAAACCGGCGGCGGGCCGGTCCTGGACCTCTATGCGCTGGAGGCCGAACGCGGCCGCATGGACAACATGATCCGCATGGAACGGCTGGAACGGGACACGGCGTTGTTCCGATTGAACGCGCTTGCGGGGCGGCCGTGCACCGCGCCCTGGTCCATCGAGCCGAGCCCCCTGGCCGAACCGCCCGCCGTGGACGTTCTGTTGGAACGGGCCGGGCGCGAGAACCCCTCCCTGGCCGCGGCCCGCGCCCGGGCGCACGGCGGCGACCTCGAAAAAACGCGGGCCCGCCTCGATTGGGCGCCGGACATCGGTCTCATGTGGGACGAACAGCGCATGGACGACGCGCGGGGGCGGGAAGCCGGCGTCTCCTTGATGCTGCCGCTGTGGGGCGCGCCGCGGGGGGCAAACCGCGCGGCGGGCGCCCGGACCGCGGCGGCCGAGGCTGAGCGGGCGGCCATGCAAAACGAGGTTGCCCGGGATGTCCGGACGGAGCACACCGAAGTCCGGACGCGCCTGGACGCGGTCCGGTCCTACGAGCGGGACATTCTGCCCGCGTCCCGCAGCGCCCTCGCCTTGACCCGCCGTCAATACGAAGCCGGCCGCGCCGACTTTCTCCGCATGCTGGAGGCGTTGCGGAGCGCGTCGCAGGCGGAGGTGGAACACCAAGACGCGCTCCACGAATACGCGCGCCATTGGGGCATGTTGGAAGTCGCCGCGGGCGCCCCCTTGGACCCTTTACCGACAGGAGATCGACGATGA
- a CDS encoding efflux RND transporter periplasmic adaptor subunit → MKTLILAMGLLTGAVLFTACAPASAPSDVKKAMVHCPMHPTYTSDRPGECPICHMSLVPIEPAAPAADGAPAMADRAEVFVPADKEQWIGVRTAPVETRDLELWVRASARVSHDPDLFAALAEHREVLATRERDGARAEELLRSSRLRLAQFGLTEGQMDRMARAGGAGLLAGTGPGLVYVQVYEDEAGVVKPGQSVDLTSPALPGETLRGRVESLDRVVDPATRTLRARVRVAAGAERLRPEMFLEAVLHVSLGKRRVLPKEAVIDTGLRRLVYVKTAPGHYRPREVTLGREGEDAFEVLAGVADGDEVVASAQFLIDSESRLKAVVGPATGGHAHD, encoded by the coding sequence ATGAAAACCTTGATATTGGCGATGGGATTGCTGACGGGCGCCGTTCTTTTCACGGCCTGCGCGCCGGCGTCCGCCCCCAGCGACGTTAAAAAAGCGATGGTCCACTGCCCCATGCATCCGACGTACACGTCGGACCGGCCCGGGGAATGCCCCATCTGCCACATGAGCCTGGTGCCCATCGAACCGGCGGCCCCCGCGGCCGACGGCGCGCCGGCGATGGCGGACCGCGCCGAGGTCTTCGTTCCCGCCGACAAGGAACAGTGGATCGGCGTACGGACGGCCCCGGTGGAAACCCGGGACCTCGAATTGTGGGTGCGGGCCAGCGCCCGGGTCTCCCACGACCCGGATCTCTTCGCCGCTTTGGCGGAACACCGCGAGGTGCTCGCCACCCGGGAACGGGACGGCGCGCGCGCCGAGGAATTGTTGCGCTCATCGCGCCTGCGGCTGGCCCAATTCGGCCTGACCGAGGGACAAATGGACCGCATGGCCCGGGCGGGGGGCGCGGGTCTTCTGGCCGGCACGGGGCCGGGGCTCGTGTACGTCCAGGTTTACGAGGACGAGGCGGGGGTCGTCAAGCCCGGCCAATCCGTGGACTTGACCTCCCCCGCGCTGCCAGGCGAAACCTTGAGGGGCCGGGTGGAGTCCCTCGACCGGGTGGTGGACCCGGCGACGCGGACCTTGCGGGCGCGCGTGCGCGTCGCCGCGGGGGCGGAGCGCCTGCGGCCGGAAATGTTCCTCGAGGCGGTCCTCCATGTCTCCCTGGGAAAGCGCCGCGTCCTGCCCAAGGAGGCCGTGATCGACACGGGTCTGCGCCGCCTTGTCTACGTCAAGACCGCCCCGGGGCATTACAGGCCCCGCGAAGTCACGCTCGGCCGCGAGGGGGAGGACGCCTTCGAGGTGTTGGCGGGGGTGGCGGACGGGGACGAGGTGGTGGCGTCGGCCCAATTCCTGATCGACTCGGAATCGCGGCTCAAGGCGGTGGTGGGCCCGGCGACCGGCGGACACGCCCATGATTAA
- a CDS encoding efflux RND transporter permease subunit — MINKIIAFSAHNKFLVLLLTLIGALAATWCVKNVPLDALPDLSDTQVIVYSQWDRSPDIIEDQVTYPIVSSLLGAPRVKAVRGFSDFGFSYVYVIFQDGTDLYWARSRVLEYLSKIQSRLPDGVKTELGPDATGVGWVYQYALVDKTGRHDLAQLRGFQDWTLRYWLQSVPGVAEVASLGGFQKQYQVNVNPHALAAHGVPLLKVVEAVRQGNNDVGARLVEFAGAEYMVRGRGYARGVADIENIAVGRGADGTPVLVKNVARVVVGPDIRRGVADLDGLGETVGGIVVMRSGENALNVIDRVKAKIRDVKASLPEGMEIVPVYDRSDLIHRAIDTLTHELVLAMIVVSVVILLFLWHIPSALVPILTIPVSVLLAFIPMYGLGLTTNIMSLAGIAISIGVLVDGAIVEVENAYKRLEEWEAGGRKGDFHAVRLAALQEVGPSVFFSLLVIAVAFLPIFTLVDQEGRLFKPLATTKNLTMFLAAVLAITLDPAMRMLFTRMNPWRFKPAWAARIANAVTVGTYYPEEKHPVSRRLFALYDPVCRWTLRHPMRTLGAALLLMAATAPVFFKLGSEFMPPLNEGVLLYMPTTMPGISVTEAQRLLQTQDKILKSFPEVDRVLGKAGRAETATDPAPFSMMETTVVLQPKGKWRKEFGGELDRLVAALDKALKLPGVVNAWTMPIKARIDMLTTGVRTPVGIKVFGDDLGKIEKVGAELERLLPAVPGTRSVYAERAAGGYFLDVDLRRDRLARFGLTVEEAQRVLMSAVGGETVTTTIEGRERYGVSVRYAREFRDDLPKLKRVLVTAMSGAQVPLGQLAEFRLVAGPAMIRDEDGQLAGYVYVDIEGRDVGGYVEAAKKRVDEGLSLPPGIALVWSGQYENMLRVRQRLKIVVPVTLFLIFVLLYMNTGSAAKTWIVLLAVPFSMVGAVWLLWALDYNLSIAVGVGLIALLGLDAETGVFMLLYLDLSYEDAKKRGGLGRPGALEEALVHGAVKRIRPKLMTVLTSMVGLLPIMFSSGTGADMMKRVAAPLVGGLATSFVLELLVYPPLYLLWKRRKGDNA; from the coding sequence ATGATTAATAAAATCATCGCTTTTTCGGCCCACAACAAGTTTCTGGTCCTTCTCCTGACCTTGATCGGGGCCCTGGCGGCCACCTGGTGCGTCAAGAACGTGCCCCTGGACGCGTTGCCCGATTTGTCGGACACACAGGTCATCGTCTATTCCCAATGGGACCGAAGCCCGGACATCATTGAGGACCAGGTCACCTACCCCATCGTGTCCTCCCTTTTGGGCGCCCCCCGGGTGAAGGCGGTGCGCGGGTTCTCGGATTTCGGGTTTTCCTACGTCTACGTGATCTTCCAAGACGGGACCGATCTCTATTGGGCGCGGAGCCGCGTGTTGGAATATTTGTCGAAGATCCAGTCGCGCCTGCCCGACGGGGTCAAGACGGAGCTGGGCCCCGACGCCACCGGCGTGGGGTGGGTGTACCAATACGCCCTCGTCGATAAAACCGGTCGGCACGACCTGGCCCAGCTGCGGGGTTTCCAGGACTGGACCCTCCGCTATTGGTTGCAATCGGTGCCGGGCGTGGCCGAGGTGGCGTCCCTGGGGGGCTTTCAAAAACAATACCAGGTGAACGTGAACCCCCACGCCCTGGCGGCCCACGGGGTGCCGCTCCTGAAGGTCGTCGAGGCCGTGCGCCAGGGCAACAACGATGTCGGGGCCCGGCTGGTGGAATTCGCCGGCGCGGAATACATGGTCCGCGGGCGGGGTTACGCCCGGGGGGTCGCCGACATTGAAAACATCGCGGTGGGGCGGGGCGCGGACGGCACGCCGGTGTTGGTGAAAAATGTCGCCCGCGTGGTCGTGGGGCCCGACATCCGCCGGGGGGTGGCCGACCTGGACGGTCTGGGGGAAACCGTGGGCGGGATCGTGGTCATGCGCTCGGGGGAAAACGCCCTCAACGTGATTGACCGGGTGAAGGCCAAGATCCGGGATGTGAAGGCGTCCCTCCCCGAAGGGATGGAGATCGTTCCCGTCTACGACCGGTCGGATCTCATTCACCGGGCCATCGACACCCTCACGCACGAATTGGTCCTGGCCATGATCGTCGTGAGCGTGGTGATCCTCCTGTTCCTCTGGCACATTCCGTCGGCGCTCGTGCCCATCCTCACCATCCCGGTGAGCGTGTTGCTGGCTTTCATCCCCATGTACGGCTTGGGGCTCACGACCAACATCATGTCCCTGGCCGGCATCGCCATCTCCATCGGGGTCCTCGTGGACGGGGCCATCGTCGAGGTGGAAAACGCCTACAAGCGTCTCGAGGAATGGGAGGCCGGAGGACGGAAGGGGGACTTTCACGCCGTGCGTTTGGCCGCGCTCCAGGAAGTGGGTCCGTCGGTGTTCTTTTCCCTGCTCGTGATCGCGGTGGCCTTCCTCCCCATCTTCACCTTGGTGGACCAGGAGGGGCGGCTCTTTAAACCCCTGGCCACCACGAAGAACCTGACGATGTTCCTGGCGGCGGTCCTGGCGATCACTCTCGACCCGGCCATGCGCATGCTCTTCACGCGCATGAACCCCTGGCGGTTCAAACCGGCCTGGGCCGCCCGGATCGCGAACGCCGTGACGGTCGGGACCTATTACCCGGAGGAGAAACACCCCGTCAGCCGGCGCCTCTTCGCCCTTTACGACCCCGTCTGCCGATGGACCCTGCGGCATCCCATGCGCACGCTCGGGGCCGCGCTCCTGTTGATGGCGGCGACGGCGCCGGTTTTTTTCAAGCTCGGGTCCGAGTTCATGCCGCCCTTGAATGAGGGCGTCCTGCTTTACATGCCGACCACGATGCCGGGGATTTCCGTCACCGAGGCCCAGCGGCTGCTGCAGACCCAGGACAAAATCCTCAAAAGCTTTCCCGAAGTCGACCGGGTGCTCGGCAAGGCGGGGCGCGCCGAGACCGCCACGGACCCCGCGCCCTTTTCCATGATGGAGACGACGGTGGTCCTCCAGCCCAAGGGAAAATGGCGAAAGGAATTCGGCGGGGAATTGGATCGGTTGGTCGCCGCGCTGGACAAGGCCCTCAAGTTGCCCGGGGTGGTCAACGCCTGGACGATGCCGATCAAGGCCCGCATCGACATGCTCACCACCGGCGTTCGCACGCCCGTGGGGATCAAGGTGTTCGGCGACGACCTGGGAAAAATCGAAAAAGTGGGGGCCGAACTCGAGCGGTTGCTGCCCGCCGTCCCGGGCACGCGCAGCGTCTACGCCGAGCGGGCCGCGGGCGGTTACTTCCTCGATGTGGACCTGCGGCGGGACCGGCTGGCCCGTTTCGGGCTCACCGTGGAGGAGGCGCAAAGGGTGTTGATGTCGGCGGTCGGTGGGGAGACCGTCACGACGACCATCGAGGGCCGCGAACGTTACGGGGTGAGCGTGCGCTACGCCCGGGAATTCCGCGATGATTTGCCCAAATTGAAGAGGGTGCTCGTGACCGCGATGTCCGGGGCCCAGGTGCCCCTGGGCCAATTGGCGGAGTTCCGCCTGGTGGCGGGACCCGCCATGATCCGCGACGAGGACGGGCAATTGGCGGGCTACGTTTACGTCGATATCGAGGGCCGCGACGTGGGCGGGTACGTCGAGGCCGCGAAGAAACGGGTGGACGAGGGGCTGTCCTTGCCCCCGGGGATCGCCTTGGTTTGGAGCGGGCAATACGAAAATATGTTGCGGGTGCGACAACGGCTCAAAATCGTGGTCCCCGTGACGCTCTTCCTGATTTTCGTCCTGCTCTACATGAACACGGGTTCCGCCGCCAAGACCTGGATCGTTCTGTTGGCCGTGCCGTTTTCCATGGTCGGCGCGGTGTGGTTGCTTTGGGCGTTGGATTACAACCTGTCCATCGCCGTGGGAGTGGGGCTCATCGCGCTGTTGGGCCTGGACGCCGAAACCGGGGTTTTCATGCTCCTTTACTTGGACCTTTCGTACGAAGACGCCAAAAAGCGCGGGGGCCTGGGACGCCCCGGCGCTCTGGAGGAGGCCCTCGTGCACGGCGCCGTCAAGCGCATCCGCCCCAAACTCATGACGGTCCTGACGTCCATGGTCGGTCTGTTGCCCATCATGTTCAGTTCCGGCACCGGGGCCGATATGATGAAGCGCGTCGCCGCGCCGCTCGTCGGTGGCCTCGCGACGAGTTTCGTCCTGGAATTGTTGGTGTACCCGCCGCTTTACCTGCTGTGGAAACGACGCAAAGGAGACAACGCATGA
- a CDS encoding hemerythrin family protein produces MPLIAWSDKFATGYKTIDAQHQELFRRLNALHDALVDPAEKEVVPKTLAFLASYTRIHFHEEEKQMRAAGYPGLEAHRALHNDFAERVQRFIELHAEGLIILTTELTLFVSDWITHHIIEQDTQFTDWLKDQDRLPEPAP; encoded by the coding sequence ATGCCATTGATCGCCTGGTCGGACAAATTCGCCACGGGTTACAAGACCATCGACGCTCAACACCAGGAATTATTCCGCCGCCTTAACGCCCTTCACGACGCGCTGGTGGATCCCGCGGAGAAGGAGGTTGTCCCGAAAACCCTGGCGTTTTTGGCCTCCTACACCCGCATCCACTTCCACGAAGAGGAAAAACAGATGCGCGCGGCCGGCTATCCCGGACTCGAGGCCCACCGCGCGCTCCACAACGATTTCGCCGAGCGCGTCCAGCGTTTCATCGAGCTGCACGCCGAAGGGCTGATCATCCTGACGACGGAGCTGACGCTTTTCGTCTCGGATTGGATCACCCACCACATCATCGAGCAGGACACCCAGTTCACCGATTGGCTTAAGGATCAGGACCGGCTCCCCGAACCGGCGCCCTGA
- a CDS encoding DMT family protein: MNPVFLKTTGLLIGSNLFMTFAWYAHLKDMAHRPWFFVALVSWGVAFFEYCLQVPANRIGHGAMPLPQLKILQEVVSLTVFVPFTVYYMGQPLKWNYVWAGLCVLGAVYFIFRG, encoded by the coding sequence ATGAATCCGGTGTTCCTCAAGACCACGGGCCTTTTGATCGGCTCCAACCTGTTCATGACCTTCGCGTGGTACGCCCATTTGAAGGACATGGCCCACCGCCCTTGGTTTTTCGTCGCCCTGGTCAGTTGGGGCGTCGCGTTTTTTGAATACTGCCTGCAAGTGCCCGCCAATCGAATCGGCCACGGGGCGATGCCCCTTCCCCAACTCAAAATCCTCCAGGAAGTCGTGAGTTTGACGGTCTTTGTCCCCTTCACGGTCTATTACATGGGCCAGCCCCTCAAATGGAATTACGTGTGGGCCGGCCTTTGCGTTCTGGGCGCCGTCTACTTTATTTTTCGCGGCTGA
- a CDS encoding translation elongation factor-like protein, translated as MAEAAVLPWRQPLAGETWIGVVEDYFSHVGVIAATLKAALAVGDKIHVRGHTTDMAETVESLQIDHAPVAAAAAGDSVGIKAIGKCRAGDYIYKAKA; from the coding sequence GTGGCGGAGGCCGCCGTTCTGCCCTGGCGCCAACCCTTGGCCGGCGAAACATGGATCGGCGTGGTCGAAGACTATTTTTCCCATGTCGGGGTGATCGCGGCCACGCTCAAGGCCGCGCTCGCCGTGGGGGACAAGATTCACGTGCGCGGCCACACCACCGACATGGCCGAAACCGTGGAATCCCTCCAGATCGACCACGCGCCCGTGGCGGCGGCGGCCGCCGGGGATTCCGTGGGCATCAAGGCGATCGGCAAATGCCGTGCGGGGGATTACATTTACAAGGCCAAGGCGTGA
- a CDS encoding thioredoxin domain-containing protein has translation MTPRVRRAATAAGLLTTLAVAVAIGRQTPSVASGAPPYRWLGPPNATVVLEEFSDFECPKCAQAQTDIKNLQNAAPDRIALVFHHAPLRQHAHAVPAARAAEAAGLQGKFWEYAERLFERQKEWAPHPPVAGHDPRPFLLAYARDLGLDAARFTADMDGTLTADRVRQDRETADRIAIPATPTVFVKDRMLVGSSQIASLGPRFVQWALDQ, from the coding sequence GTGACCCCGCGCGTTCGCCGCGCCGCGACCGCGGCGGGGCTCTTGACCACCCTGGCCGTCGCCGTGGCGATCGGGCGGCAGACCCCGTCCGTCGCCTCGGGCGCGCCCCCCTACCGTTGGTTGGGCCCCCCCAACGCGACGGTCGTCTTGGAGGAGTTCTCGGATTTCGAGTGCCCCAAGTGCGCCCAAGCCCAGACCGATATTAAAAATCTCCAGAACGCCGCCCCCGACCGGATCGCCCTGGTGTTTCACCACGCGCCGCTCCGCCAGCACGCGCACGCGGTTCCCGCGGCCCGGGCCGCCGAGGCGGCCGGGCTCCAGGGCAAGTTTTGGGAATACGCGGAGCGGTTGTTTGAACGCCAAAAAGAGTGGGCGCCCCACCCGCCGGTGGCGGGGCACGACCCGCGCCCTTTTCTGTTGGCCTACGCCCGGGACCTCGGCCTCGACGCGGCGCGCTTCACGGCGGACATGGACGGGACGTTGACCGCCGACCGCGTCCGTCAGGACCGGGAAACCGCCGACCGGATCGCCATCCCCGCCACGCCGACGGTGTTTGTGAAAGACCGGATGCTGGTGGGGTCCTCCCAAATCGCTTCCCTGGGCCCCCGGTTCGTGCAGTGGGCGCTGGACCAATGA
- a CDS encoding DoxX family membrane protein, with the protein MTPRVRTGVGLAAAVLRILPGAVLVFSGFLKAIRPPEEFAALLSDYWILPPALLVPLARGVPWVEMWVGLCLLTGFGVRRAATAAAVLYGAFIVFLAQSLLRQLPMNDCGCFGRLGPALRPAQTLVMDIVLGALCVLAAWDREARFSLDRWIDPARFNKN; encoded by the coding sequence ATGACCCCGCGCGTCCGCACCGGGGTGGGTTTGGCGGCGGCCGTCCTTCGGATTTTGCCGGGAGCCGTTCTGGTGTTTTCCGGATTTCTGAAGGCCATCCGGCCCCCCGAGGAATTCGCCGCCCTGCTGTCCGATTATTGGATCCTGCCGCCGGCCTTGCTTGTGCCCTTGGCCCGGGGGGTGCCCTGGGTGGAAATGTGGGTCGGTCTTTGCCTGTTGACGGGGTTCGGCGTGCGTCGCGCGGCGACGGCCGCGGCGGTCCTGTACGGGGCCTTCATCGTTTTCCTGGCGCAGTCCTTGCTCCGCCAATTGCCCATGAACGACTGCGGCTGTTTCGGTCGCCTCGGCCCGGCCCTGCGGCCGGCGCAAACCCTGGTCATGGACATCGTTCTGGGGGCCCTGTGCGTTTTGGCGGCCTGGGACCGCGAGGCGCGCTTCAGCCTCGACCGTTGGATCGATCCCGCGCGGTTCAATAAAAATTGA
- a CDS encoding M48 family metalloprotease, producing MNRPRFALRLLVVGTLALSACARNPVTNRAQTKLISEATERQIGAETKKNLLKEYGEIKDPVVRQYVANLGRRLVAVSDRPRLPYEFTVLDADLVNAFAAPGGYIFVTRGLLEEVENEAELASVLAHEIVHVAGWHSIGMIQRQMGMGTLTTLGAIASGVSLGPEAMLLVMQTGQLFTGLYLLGYSREHELEADRVGLRYMLSARYDPEAALSFFERLATLEKKEGPDEWEPYLRSHPPTEQRIREAKAYLNRPYFFRRETERGERVYRELKSRLPRLKPEERGEIKGRRFELAQQGVVLTIPEGFSWEPVGATTLVAFRRDGGEAFGELRREVLTETLTPEEFAKKFSEDRKWRFLQGRPVLYPAGYGYLGQFAGPSALGGLYVFRGLFLVRDGAGWAVLFAAKPDRAFESLVPAEQIFRGFELR from the coding sequence TTGAACCGCCCCCGTTTCGCCCTGCGCCTCCTCGTCGTGGGGACGCTCGCCCTTTCCGCCTGCGCCCGCAACCCCGTCACCAACCGGGCGCAAACCAAACTCATTTCCGAAGCCACCGAGCGGCAAATCGGCGCGGAGACCAAAAAAAACCTTCTCAAGGAATACGGCGAAATCAAAGACCCGGTGGTGCGCCAATACGTCGCCAACCTGGGCCGCCGTCTCGTGGCCGTCAGCGATCGACCGCGCCTTCCCTACGAGTTCACGGTGCTCGACGCCGATTTGGTCAACGCCTTCGCCGCCCCCGGCGGCTACATTTTCGTGACGCGGGGTTTGTTGGAGGAGGTTGAAAACGAGGCGGAGTTGGCGTCGGTGCTGGCCCACGAGATCGTGCACGTGGCGGGTTGGCATTCCATCGGGATGATCCAACGCCAAATGGGGATGGGCACCCTGACGACCCTCGGGGCCATCGCCTCGGGGGTGAGCCTCGGCCCCGAAGCCATGCTCCTGGTGATGCAGACCGGGCAACTGTTCACCGGCCTTTACTTGTTGGGGTACAGTCGGGAGCACGAGTTGGAGGCCGACCGGGTGGGGCTGCGTTACATGCTTTCGGCGCGCTACGACCCGGAGGCGGCCCTGAGTTTCTTTGAGCGTTTGGCGACCCTGGAGAAAAAAGAAGGGCCCGATGAGTGGGAACCCTACCTGCGCTCCCACCCGCCCACCGAACAACGCATTCGGGAAGCCAAAGCCTATCTCAACAGGCCGTATTTTTTCAGGCGGGAAACCGAGCGCGGCGAGCGCGTTTACCGGGAGCTCAAGAGCCGCTTGCCCCGCTTGAAGCCCGAAGAACGGGGGGAAATCAAGGGGCGACGGTTCGAGCTGGCGCAACAGGGCGTGGTGCTGACGATCCCGGAGGGGTTTTCCTGGGAACCGGTGGGCGCGACCACCCTGGTGGCGTTCCGTCGGGACGGCGGCGAGGCCTTTGGCGAGCTCCGACGGGAGGTCCTGACCGAGACCTTGACCCCCGAAGAATTCGCAAAAAAATTCTCCGAAGACCGGAAGTGGCGGTTCCTCCAGGGGCGTCCCGTCCTTTACCCCGCCGGGTACGGTTACCTGGGCCAATTCGCCGGACCGAGCGCCCTGGGCGGCCTTTACGTGTTCCGGGGCCTCTTTTTGGTCCGGGACGGGGCCGGGTGGGCGGTTTTGTTCGCCGCCAAACCGGACCGGGCCTTTGAATCCCTCGTTCCCGCCGAACAAATTTTCCGCGGTTTCGAGCTTCGTTAG